GAAATCATTGACATAAATCAATGTATAAAATCATATGAAAGTTCAAAAGGTGGGAGACAAAAACAGGTGGAAAAATCTCTATCATTTGCACAGGGAGGATTATAACAAATGAAGAAAAACCATGGTTATGCTGAAATAGGCTTGAATGCAGACTAACATCCTTAACTCTTTGATGTCATACAGTTAAAAACAAGTGAAATATGTTACCCACAACATCagaaaattattcataaattcaattACTTCACTACTAGCACTTTCATAGAGGGACATTTGGAAATCTGCAGGATGGAACAGCAAGAGGAGCTAATAATACAGGAAACACTCGAGatgaaaataatatagaaaacgAATCCAGCAAGACCACTCAGACAATCaagttatataaattataaaataaagataggCAAAATTTACCTCAAGTTGGTTCAGCATGTCAATAGTGGCTTCTAAGTCTCCATTATTAGCCATGTAGACATCCAGAACAGAGTCATTGGACAAACCGGGGAACATCATGCGAAGATACTGCAAATCCATGTCGAATTCCTCATCCATAATCTGCTCGCCACTCATTTCACCCTGATTTTGCATCAAAGAACCATGACCAGGGTCGCTTTTCAATGCAACCGGGTGGTTTCCAATTCCAGGGATTGCAGATTCAAGTGAAGCATTGCTACGTGAGAAAGGATCAAACCAAGCAGACTCATTTCCAGCCTTAATATCTTTAGCTATGGAACCCTCCCTTTTGGCAAGTGGTATGTATGAGGCTGCATAGGGATTCAACGAAGAAACCTCTGGCTTCATTCTCTTTGCTGGAGAAGAATACTAATCATTTTAGCCCCCCATAacataaaaacacaaattaaattagattactaggcaaaatcattcattttttaaaagaacaacccagaaaaatgaaaatctaaTAGCAAAAACAACATACTGAACGAAAATGAATATGAGCAAGTCTAATCCTAACAAGATAAAAACAcacacaaagaaaaagaaaaaaatgattgtAAATTGGAATAAACTGTGACTTTTCTTGCATTGATAGGATCATTCTGGATTTCTGTTTAACATGCAACTAAGCATCGAAAACCTGTCACGCAATTAGAACAAAATAAACTCCATGTACACAAGTTGATGTTCTTCAAATAAtcataacaataatcatctaatAACGAAGTAGATAActcaattattcaaaaagaattaaGAAGTGGAAAATTACCAATCACAAGGTggaaaaaatactta
This sequence is a window from Gossypium raimondii isolate GPD5lz chromosome 5, ASM2569854v1, whole genome shotgun sequence. Protein-coding genes within it:
- the LOC105765843 gene encoding polyadenylate-binding protein-interacting protein 5, whose product is MKPEVSSLNPYAASYIPLAKREGSIAKDIKAGNESAWFDPFSRSNASLESAIPGIGNHPVALKSDPGHGSLMQNQGEMSGEQIMDEEFDMDLQYLRMMFPGLSNDSVLDVYMANNGDLEATIDMLNQLEMYTVESSDTLPDTLDIGDISESISSANCGTLKLKNVASETGASSSGSTESAVTS